ACGAAGGCGAGATCTACGGGTTCTTGGGGCCCAATGGGGCAGGAAAGTCGACCACGATCAACATCCTGCTCGACTTCATCCGACCGACGGCCGGCAGCGCGCGGGTGCTCGGCCACGACGCACAGGCCGAAAGCCAGCAGATCCGCGAGCGCGTCGGCGTCCTCCCCGAGGGGTTCGACGTGTACAACCGGCTGACCGGCCGACAGCACCTCGAGTTCGCCATCAACTCGAAGGGGAGCGACGACGATCCCGACGCGCTCGCCGAGCGAGTGGGGATCGCCGACGCGATCGATCGAAAGGCCGGTGGCTACTCGAAGGGGATGGCCCAGCGCCTGGTACTCGCGATGGCGCTCGTCGGCCAGCCCGATCTGCTGATCCTCGACGAACCCTCGACAGGATTGGACCCCAACGGCGCACGCGAGATGCGCGAGATCATCCGGGCCGAGCGCGACCGCGGCGCGACGGTGTTCTTCTCGAGCCACATCCTCGGTCAGGTCGACGCGATCTGTGATCGCGTGGGCATTCTCCGCGGCGGTGAACTCGTCGCCGAAGACACCGTCGAGGGGCTGCGCGACGCGACCAGCGCCGAGGCGACTCTGGTGGTCGAGGTCGATCGACTTCCGGACGGCGTGCTTGAGGAAGTCCGCGCCCTCCCATCGGTCTCGGACGTGAGCGCCGAGGGGACCACGATCCGGGCGTCGTGTGACGACTCTGCGAAGACCAAAGTGCTGGGAACCATCGAGGACAGCGGTGCGACAGTCGAGGACTTCTCGACCGAGGACGCCTCGCTCGAAGAGCTGTTCGCCTCCTACACCAACGACAGTCCTGTCCGATCGACCGGGAAGAGCGGTGGGACGGACGGACAGGCCAGCGAACACGAGGAGGTCAGAACGTGAGTACGCTCGCGGTCGCGCGAAAGGACTTCAGCGACGCGCTCCGTTCGCGCTCGCTGATCGCGCTCGTGGCAGTGTTCGTGATCTTCGCCGGCGGCGCGACGTATCTCGTCGCGGAGGTGCTTGGTGGTAGCGGCGGTGGCGGCACGGAAGGCCTTCCGCCGGTGTTCGGACTGTTCCTCGCGTTGATCACTCCCATCTCGGTGCTCGTCCCGCTGATCGGTGTGATGACCGGCTACAAATCGATCGTCGGTGAGCGCGAGAGCGGTAGCGTGAAGCTTCTGCTCTCACTGCCACACACCCGACGCGACGTGGTCGCCGGGAAAACCATCGGGCGAACAGCGGTGTTCGCCGTCGCCATCATC
Above is a window of Halococcus salifodinae DSM 8989 DNA encoding:
- a CDS encoding ABC transporter ATP-binding protein yields the protein MSAIELDGVTKRFGDVTALENCDLDVHEGEIYGFLGPNGAGKSTTINILLDFIRPTAGSARVLGHDAQAESQQIRERVGVLPEGFDVYNRLTGRQHLEFAINSKGSDDDPDALAERVGIADAIDRKAGGYSKGMAQRLVLAMALVGQPDLLILDEPSTGLDPNGAREMREIIRAERDRGATVFFSSHILGQVDAICDRVGILRGGELVAEDTVEGLRDATSAEATLVVEVDRLPDGVLEEVRALPSVSDVSAEGTTIRASCDDSAKTKVLGTIEDSGATVEDFSTEDASLEELFASYTNDSPVRSTGKSGGTDGQASEHEEVRT